A genome region from Tursiops truncatus isolate mTurTru1 chromosome 15, mTurTru1.mat.Y, whole genome shotgun sequence includes the following:
- the CBLN4 gene encoding cerebellin-4 → MGAGGRALSVVPAVLLALTLPGLPVWAQNDTEPIVLEGKCLVVCDSNPATDSKGSSSSPLGISVRAANSKVAFSAVRSTNHEPSEMSNKTRIIYFDQILVNVGNFFTLESVFVAPRKGIYSFSFHVIKVYQSQTIQVNLMLNGKPVISAFAGDKDVTREAATNGVLLYLDKEDKVYLKLEKGNLVGGWQYSTFSGFLVFPL, encoded by the exons ATGGGCGCTGGGGGCCGGGCGCTGTCCGTGGTGCCGGCTGTGCTGCTGGCCCTCACTCTGCCCGGGCTGCCCGTCTGGGCGCAGAACGACACGGAGCCCATCGTGCTGGAAGGCAAGTGCCTCGTGGTGTGCGACTCGAACCCGGCCACGGACTCCAAGggctcctcttcctcccctctgggGATCTCGGTCCGGGCGGCTAACTCCAAGGTCGCCTTCTCGGCGGTGCGGAGCACCAACCACGAGCCGTCAGAGATGAGCAACAAGACGCGCATCATTTACTTCGATCAG ATCCTAGTAAATGTGGGTAATTTTTTCACCCTGGAGTCTGTCTTTGTAGCACCAAGGAAAGGAATTTACAGTTTCAGTTTTCACGTAATTAAAGTCTACCAGAGCCAAACAATCCAG gTTAACCTGATGTTAAATGGAAAACCAGTAATATCTGCCTTCGCTGGGGATAAAGACGTTACACGTGAGGCTGCCACGAATGGGGTCCTGCTCTACCTGGATAAAGAGGATAAGGTTTACCTAAAACTGGAGAAAGGTAACTTGGTTGGAGGCTGGCAGTATTCCACGTTCTCTGGCTTTCTGGTGTTCCCCCTATAG